Proteins from one Thermococcus bergensis genomic window:
- a CDS encoding DUF1464 family protein has translation MRVVGVDPGTKSFDIIGLENGKIKLDLSFPSEIVAEEPSRIVKSIEDFEADLIVGPSGYGVPLKHISELTDRARFEMTLVREEEMKRIPVLIGLQKMIDEMAEKNMNVWFIPGVIHLPTVPEWRKYNKIDMGTADKMALTVLAIYDQAKRLGIDYSNVSFVLLEVGFGYNYAGAVEEGKIVDGIGGTIFPGPAYVNSGALDGEVAYLMGNIKKWHLFWGGASIIAAEKILPPEEFAKRLDEEPFAKAWEAMKDGFVKAVASELAVVREAKEIILSGRLMRIDELRKDVEDLFEELFGIPVVKQRGLEGRAKEAAQGSAIIADGLAGGEFKELVEHVEIKKSYGSVLDYVKLPLNI, from the coding sequence ATGAGGGTTGTAGGCGTTGATCCAGGCACGAAGAGCTTCGACATTATTGGCCTTGAAAATGGAAAGATAAAGCTCGACCTCAGCTTTCCGAGTGAGATAGTTGCGGAAGAACCTAGCAGAATCGTCAAATCAATAGAGGATTTTGAAGCAGACCTTATAGTTGGTCCTTCGGGATACGGTGTTCCCCTCAAGCATATAAGCGAACTAACCGATAGAGCCCGCTTTGAAATGACTCTTGTTAGAGAAGAAGAGATGAAGAGAATACCTGTCCTTATTGGACTGCAGAAGATGATAGATGAAATGGCAGAAAAGAATATGAACGTCTGGTTCATTCCCGGCGTTATACACCTTCCAACGGTTCCAGAGTGGAGAAAGTACAATAAAATTGATATGGGAACTGCGGATAAGATGGCCTTAACTGTTCTTGCCATTTATGACCAGGCAAAAAGGCTCGGGATTGATTACTCCAACGTCTCCTTTGTCCTCCTTGAGGTTGGCTTCGGCTACAACTATGCGGGAGCCGTTGAAGAAGGGAAAATAGTTGACGGAATTGGTGGCACAATTTTTCCGGGGCCTGCATATGTAAACAGCGGTGCTCTTGATGGAGAGGTAGCTTACTTAATGGGAAACATCAAGAAGTGGCACCTCTTCTGGGGAGGGGCAAGCATAATAGCGGCCGAAAAGATATTGCCGCCAGAGGAATTTGCAAAAAGGCTTGACGAAGAGCCCTTTGCAAAGGCTTGGGAGGCCATGAAAGATGGATTTGTTAAGGCTGTCGCCAGCGAGCTCGCAGTTGTTAGGGAAGCAAAGGAGATAATACTCTCAGGCAGGCTTATGCGCATAGATGAGCTTAGGAAGGACGTTGAAGACTTATTCGAGGAGCTTTTTGGCATTCCGGTAGTTAAACAGCGCGGCCTTGAAGGTAGGGCAAAGGAAGCCGCTCAGGGGAGCGCAATAATTGCGGACGGACTTGCTGGGGGAGAGTTTAAGGAGCTTGTGGAGCATGTTGAAATAAAGAAGAGCTACGGGAGCGTCCTTGACTACGTGAAGCTTCCCTTGAACATTTGA
- the cdr gene encoding CoA-disulfide reductase, whose amino-acid sequence MKKTVVIIGGGAAGMSTASRVKRLKPEWDVKVFEATEWVSHAPCGIPYVVEGISPKEKLMHYPPEFFIKKRGIDLHLNAEVIEVEQGSVRVRENDEERTYEWDYLVFANGASPQIPPIEGVGLEGVFTADLPPDALAIRDYMENTDVKDVVVIGTGYIALEMAEAFVAQGKNVTLIGRSERVLRKTFDKEVTDIVEAKLKEHLNLRLNEKTLAIEGRERAEKVITDAGEYKADLVVIATGIKPNTELAQQLGVKIGETGAIWTNERMQTSVENVYAAGDVAETNHMLTGKRVWMPLAPAGNKMGYVAGSNIAGVDVTFPGVLGTAITKFMDLEIGKTGLTEDEALKEGYEVETAFIEANTKPHYYPGAKKIWLKAVADKESKRLLGLQAAGAEILPRIDAFAVALQAGFTTKDLFFVDLAYAPPFAPVWDPLIVIARVLKF is encoded by the coding sequence ATGAAAAAGACAGTCGTTATCATAGGTGGTGGAGCTGCTGGAATGAGCACCGCATCGAGAGTGAAGAGACTAAAACCTGAATGGGATGTTAAAGTCTTTGAGGCTACTGAATGGGTAAGTCATGCTCCATGCGGTATTCCTTACGTCGTTGAGGGGATTTCTCCGAAGGAAAAGCTCATGCACTATCCGCCGGAGTTTTTTATCAAAAAGAGAGGAATCGACCTGCACCTGAATGCAGAAGTGATAGAAGTTGAGCAGGGAAGCGTGAGAGTAAGGGAGAATGATGAAGAGAGAACCTACGAGTGGGACTACCTGGTTTTTGCAAACGGTGCCTCGCCCCAAATTCCTCCGATAGAAGGGGTAGGGCTGGAGGGAGTATTTACGGCTGACCTGCCCCCAGATGCTCTCGCAATAAGGGATTACATGGAAAACACCGATGTAAAGGACGTCGTTGTAATTGGAACCGGCTATATAGCGCTTGAGATGGCAGAGGCTTTCGTGGCTCAGGGAAAAAACGTAACACTCATCGGCAGAAGCGAGAGAGTCTTGAGAAAAACCTTTGACAAGGAGGTAACTGACATAGTGGAAGCAAAACTAAAAGAGCATTTGAACCTTCGCTTGAACGAGAAAACTCTCGCAATTGAGGGAAGAGAGAGGGCCGAGAAGGTAATTACCGACGCAGGAGAATACAAAGCCGATCTGGTTGTCATAGCCACCGGAATAAAGCCAAACACAGAACTTGCACAACAGCTGGGAGTCAAGATTGGAGAGACAGGAGCAATATGGACGAACGAAAGGATGCAGACGAGCGTTGAGAACGTTTATGCTGCGGGAGACGTTGCAGAGACAAACCATATGCTCACAGGCAAACGGGTGTGGATGCCTCTTGCTCCAGCAGGAAACAAGATGGGCTACGTGGCCGGGAGCAACATAGCAGGTGTTGATGTAACATTTCCTGGTGTTCTTGGAACGGCTATAACCAAATTCATGGACCTGGAAATTGGAAAAACCGGGCTAACAGAAGATGAGGCACTAAAAGAAGGTTACGAGGTTGAAACAGCATTCATAGAGGCAAATACAAAGCCCCATTACTACCCGGGAGCAAAGAAAATATGGCTCAAAGCCGTGGCAGACAAAGAGAGCAAAAGGCTCTTAGGATTGCAGGCAGCTGGGGCAGAAATACTCCCAAGAATAGACGCATTTGCAGTCGCTTTGCAGGCAGGATTTACGACAAAAGACCTCTTCTTTGTAGACTTAGCATATGCGCCACCCTTTGCTCCGGTCTGGGATCCGCTGATTGTTATAGCCAGAGTCTTGAAGTTCTAG
- a CDS encoding glycosyltransferase: protein MKVIVGIPSYNNADTIGYVVRQAAEGLKKYFGGGLIINSDGGSSDGTRDVVMKTPVPEGVEVRSLVYRWPISGKGSAMKEVLEIAKDEGADAVVFVDSDLRSITPEWIYKLAKPLEEGYHFVAPLYLRHKYDGTITNNIAYPMTASLYGYNIRQPIGGDFGISAKLIDTYLSDEEVWKSDVARFGVDIFLTTTAIAEGFRVTQAALGVKIHDPKDPAASLGPMFNQVVGTLFMLMQKYEDNWRNVREIKPVPVFGEMEVREPEPVKVSLDLLKEKARNLFEENKPILEKALSKETFEEVTEALKTFEFDDVLWSHVLFDGAVAYKNGVLKNAEPLVALYFAKTADFVEKTRDMTTEEAEKLVLERAETFLKEKDYLLEKWQ from the coding sequence ATGAAGGTCATTGTAGGTATTCCAAGTTACAACAACGCTGATACAATTGGATACGTTGTTAGACAAGCTGCAGAAGGACTAAAGAAATATTTTGGAGGAGGATTAATTATCAACTCGGACGGTGGAAGTAGTGACGGTACGAGAGATGTTGTTATGAAAACTCCAGTACCAGAAGGGGTTGAAGTAAGAAGTTTGGTCTACAGGTGGCCGATATCTGGCAAGGGCAGTGCCATGAAAGAAGTCCTGGAAATAGCAAAAGATGAAGGTGCTGATGCGGTAGTGTTTGTTGATAGCGACTTGAGAAGCATAACCCCGGAGTGGATTTACAAATTAGCTAAACCACTTGAGGAGGGATATCATTTCGTTGCCCCTCTGTATTTAAGACACAAATATGACGGAACAATAACAAACAACATAGCGTATCCAATGACAGCTTCTCTCTATGGATACAATATCAGACAGCCAATAGGAGGCGACTTTGGAATCAGCGCAAAGCTTATAGATACATACCTTAGTGACGAAGAGGTTTGGAAAAGCGATGTAGCAAGATTTGGAGTGGATATATTCCTTACAACCACGGCAATAGCAGAAGGATTCAGAGTTACCCAGGCTGCTCTGGGAGTTAAGATTCACGATCCAAAGGACCCAGCAGCTTCTCTGGGACCAATGTTCAACCAGGTCGTGGGGACTCTATTCATGCTGATGCAAAAGTATGAGGATAACTGGAGAAACGTCAGAGAGATAAAACCTGTCCCGGTTTTCGGCGAGATGGAGGTTAGGGAACCGGAACCAGTTAAAGTCAGCTTAGATCTGTTAAAAGAAAAGGCAAGGAATCTTTTTGAGGAAAATAAGCCGATTTTAGAGAAGGCACTCTCAAAAGAAACGTTTGAAGAGGTTACAGAAGCCTTGAAAACGTTCGAGTTTGATGACGTCCTTTGGAGCCACGTTCTCTTTGATGGGGCGGTGGCATATAAGAACGGAGTGCTCAAGAATGCCGAACCTTTAGTGGCGCTCTACTTTGCAAAAACTGCAGACTTCGTGGAAAAAACAAGGGACATGACAACGGAGGAAGCTGAAAAGCTGGTTTTAGAAAGGGCAGAGACTTTCTTAAAGGAGAAAGATTACCTTTTGGAGAAGTGGCAATGA
- a CDS encoding Gfo/Idh/MocA family protein: protein MGKLKVGIIGCGNIFNLAHKNALKNLKEVKVVACMDIKEKRAKECAKEFNAKPYTNLDEFLDLDLDVVEILTPTYTHAELATKALKSGKHVIVEKPIALTTEDAQKMIKTAEKEGLWLLVGHTRRFDKRWVQIKEVIKKRNIVPMQIRKAEVQRLPFPETAWYWKPNKGGGVAIDLGVHVTDFLRWYFESEPVKILGIGKAIRKEAKINGTYDHFVMMIEFEGGKTGLAEVSWAYSYPARYGVFYHHLDVLGKNGRIRYTPLDTPVVGVVKSHFEMPRFSPLLSAFPEAFEAELRHFFRVIMGEEEPVITAKDALIALQMAETAIESAKREEPLEFKGVIE from the coding sequence ATGGGAAAGCTGAAAGTTGGGATAATAGGATGCGGAAATATATTTAATTTGGCCCATAAAAACGCTCTTAAAAATCTAAAAGAAGTAAAAGTCGTTGCTTGCATGGATATCAAAGAGAAAAGGGCAAAAGAATGCGCAAAAGAGTTTAATGCTAAGCCATACACAAATTTAGATGAGTTCCTTGATCTGGACTTGGATGTTGTTGAAATTCTAACTCCAACTTACACTCACGCCGAATTAGCCACAAAAGCTCTAAAAAGCGGCAAACACGTGATTGTAGAAAAACCCATAGCTCTTACAACTGAAGATGCCCAAAAAATGATAAAAACTGCAGAAAAAGAAGGACTGTGGCTTCTGGTTGGTCATACGAGAAGATTCGATAAAAGGTGGGTACAGATAAAGGAAGTAATAAAAAAGAGAAACATCGTGCCAATGCAGATAAGAAAGGCGGAAGTCCAAAGATTGCCATTTCCAGAGACTGCATGGTACTGGAAGCCAAATAAAGGGGGAGGAGTTGCAATAGACTTAGGCGTTCACGTTACAGATTTTCTCAGGTGGTATTTCGAAAGCGAACCCGTAAAAATCCTTGGAATCGGAAAAGCCATAAGAAAAGAGGCAAAAATTAACGGAACATACGACCACTTTGTGATGATGATAGAGTTTGAAGGTGGTAAAACAGGATTGGCAGAAGTAAGCTGGGCTTATTCGTATCCAGCCCGTTATGGTGTCTTCTACCACCACCTAGATGTTCTAGGAAAGAACGGAAGGATAAGATACACTCCCCTAGACACCCCTGTTGTTGGAGTGGTAAAGAGCCACTTTGAAATGCCACGCTTTTCACCATTGCTCTCAGCGTTCCCTGAGGCATTTGAAGCCGAACTGAGACATTTCTTCAGAGTAATAATGGGAGAAGAAGAGCCCGTGATAACTGCAAAAGACGCACTAATAGCCCTCCAAATGGCAGAGACGGCGATAGAATCAGCAAAGAGAGAAGAACCATTGGAGTTTAAGGGGGTGATAGAATGA
- a CDS encoding RNA-guided endonuclease InsQ/TnpB family protein yields the protein MRVTRTVVLKSERLPKKVFKIFVELEGMYREMLLQTVLFAVQNETTSFVKLKAEKYRFLRELYPQLPSHYAYTVCQDSALRAKSFLKRKKKGLAEKVFPEVRNVSIWLDDHLWRAGLTVIKIATHKGWIEVGLEAHKHYWKTVNSGWKLASQARIKPDKKERRLVVYLTFHKEVEPYEAKSWVSIDVNEDNVTALIDFTPVIFETGLKKQTLGYYYRRKRVQERWDNRLGPRNRKKNKILRKLREGDKKRDVRLKLARIIVEEARKRDAGIILEDLPKNVQNKMLERIHDKQLRHRIYQSAFLGVQKAIEEKAREYGVPVIRVNPKNTSRVCPVHNTVVKYEDGRFGVCSAGGEVWHRDVLAVWNLYLRALQGDGSNAPSPEGFFVDGRLVPLASTATSDAIWISQSRWLRWNSLPPTQSDTLSHKMKR from the coding sequence ATGAGAGTTACGAGGACCGTTGTTTTGAAGTCTGAAAGGCTTCCGAAAAAGGTTTTCAAAATATTCGTCGAGCTTGAGGGAATGTATCGAGAAATGCTCCTTCAGACTGTCCTGTTTGCAGTTCAGAATGAAACAACTTCTTTTGTAAAGCTGAAGGCTGAAAAATACAGATTTTTGAGAGAGCTTTATCCACAACTTCCCTCCCACTATGCATACACAGTCTGCCAGGATTCAGCCTTGAGGGCAAAAAGCTTTCTGAAGAGGAAGAAGAAAGGCCTCGCCGAGAAGGTGTTTCCAGAAGTCAGGAATGTTTCAATATGGCTTGATGACCACCTGTGGCGTGCTGGACTAACTGTTATAAAGATCGCCACGCACAAGGGCTGGATTGAGGTTGGTCTTGAGGCGCACAAGCATTATTGGAAGACAGTAAATTCGGGCTGGAAACTGGCCTCTCAAGCGAGAATAAAGCCTGACAAAAAAGAAAGGCGGTTGGTAGTTTACCTCACTTTTCACAAGGAAGTCGAGCCTTACGAGGCGAAATCCTGGGTGAGCATCGACGTGAACGAGGACAACGTTACGGCCCTCATCGACTTCACGCCCGTCATCTTCGAGACCGGGCTGAAGAAACAGACCCTCGGGTATTATTACAGGAGGAAGAGGGTTCAGGAGCGGTGGGATAATAGGCTCGGCCCGCGGAACAGGAAAAAGAACAAAATCCTGAGGAAACTTCGGGAGGGGGACAAAAAGAGGGACGTTCGCCTCAAGCTTGCGCGGATAATCGTTGAGGAAGCCAGAAAGAGGGACGCGGGAATCATCCTGGAGGACCTCCCGAAGAACGTCCAGAATAAAATGCTGGAAAGGATCCACGATAAGCAGCTTCGGCACAGGATTTATCAGTCAGCATTCTTGGGAGTACAGAAGGCTATTGAGGAGAAGGCAAGGGAGTATGGGGTTCCTGTGATAAGAGTGAATCCGAAGAACACTTCAAGAGTTTGTCCTGTTCACAATACTGTTGTGAAGTATGAGGATGGTCGGTTTGGGGTTTGCTCTGCTGGTGGTGAGGTTTGGCATCGTGATGTTCTTGCTGTCTGGAATTTGTATTTGAGGGCCCTTCAGGGTGATGGGAGCAACGCTCCGAGTCCTGAAGGGTTTTTCGTGGATGGGAGGCTCGTGCCGTTAGCCTCGACCGCCACCAGTGATGCCATCTGGATTTCTCAATCCAGATGGTTGAGGTGGAACTCCTTACCACCGACACAAAGTGATACACTCTCACACAAAATGAAGCGGTAG
- a CDS encoding IS607 family transposase has product MERMLTPRQVAEVLGVSFITIKRWIYSGKIKAVKLPTGKWRIPESEVKKILSEKSPEETRAVIYARVSSSDQRKDLERQVEYLTSYCSAKGYKLVRIITDIASGLNAKRKGLQKLFKLVSEREVDVVLITHKDRLTRFGYEYLEYFFNQFGVRIEAIHGNEKKGAQQEFVEDLIAIVTSFAGKLYGMRSHKKKKLVQSFKQLLKEVEAE; this is encoded by the coding sequence ATGGAGAGAATGCTTACTCCAAGACAAGTCGCTGAAGTTCTTGGTGTTAGTTTCATAACAATCAAGAGATGGATTTATTCTGGTAAAATAAAGGCAGTAAAACTCCCAACGGGCAAGTGGAGGATTCCAGAGAGTGAGGTGAAGAAAATCCTCAGCGAAAAATCGCCAGAAGAGACGAGGGCAGTCATCTATGCAAGAGTCTCAAGCTCAGACCAGAGGAAAGACCTTGAGAGACAGGTCGAATACCTCACGAGTTACTGTTCCGCCAAGGGTTACAAGCTTGTCCGAATAATTACCGACATTGCTTCGGGCTTGAATGCAAAGCGTAAAGGCTTGCAAAAACTGTTCAAACTCGTTTCCGAGAGGGAAGTTGATGTTGTCCTCATAACTCATAAGGACCGACTCACCCGCTTCGGCTACGAATACCTCGAATACTTCTTCAACCAGTTTGGTGTGAGGATTGAGGCAATACACGGGAACGAGAAGAAGGGTGCCCAACAAGAATTCGTTGAGGACTTGATTGCAATAGTAACATCCTTCGCTGGAAAACTCTACGGAATGCGTTCCCACAAAAAGAAAAAGCTTGTCCAAAGTTTCAAGCAGTTATTGAAAGAGGTTGAGGCTGAATGA